A window of [Clostridium] innocuum genomic DNA:
AGAGAATCGGAAGCTCCTCATCCGGCTCCCCGTGATATTCCTGCTTCAGCAACGCAAAGAAACGCGCACTCAGCTGCCTGGTTTCCTCATTCACTACAAATTCATGCAGCATGCTTCTATTCCACTGCCGTGCCCCGCTTTCTATCAGCTGTTCCAGAAACCGCATTTCCTCACCGTTAACATCCACATGGAAATAATCCTGAAGCATGGTATGGACCCGTCTGTTTCCCACATAGGGCGTTTGCTCCTGCAGGCCATAGCCCATCTGAATCCGTTTCATCATAACGCCGAGATAAATACTGAAATGATGCAGCGCATTCGCCGTAAAGCGATACCGATAGGCATCCTCGTACAGCCGCAGAATATCGCGAAACAGAGACTGATGCTCCTGCAGAAAAACCGGTTCAATACTCATAATCATCGCCTTATCCGCTCGCTGATAAAAATAGTACAGCACAAACAGACGAAGCTGCCGCTCGTCCCCGTCGATATGCAAATGTGTCCCCTTCGTGATTTTCAGATGAAACATCCGCAGCATACTTTCCCAGCACAGCAAATCTTCCTTCAGCTGAAGACGGTTTGTATACAATTCATCGGCAAGCGTATCCATCGTGTACGGCTCCTGTCGAAACAGCAGTAAGATCATACCGTGATAAAACCTGTCCAAATCCGGCTTGATTTCCAGAACCCTGGATTCCAGCAGATAGCGGACATACTCCTCCTCCCGCTCCATCAGAAGCATCCGTACACCGCTTCCCCGCTTGGTCTGAATCCGTGATGTTACCTCATTCATATGCAGATAGGCATTGATTGCCTTAATATCATTGCGTATCGTTTTCTCACTGAAGCCGAATTCCCCGCATAATTCCTGAATTGGCTGATAATGCTTCTGTGACAGCAGATACAGAAGCAGTTTTCGCTGTCGCTGGTTCATACATCTCCCGCTTTCCTCTTTGTAAAAATTTTACCACAGTTACGGTAATTTTGCTACTTAACAACGCCTTCAACAGGCCTATAATGGACTATGGTATAGAAAGTAAGTATTTGAGGAGGCAATAGCTATGGAAACTGTACTAAAACAAAAGAAACAGATGATATATCTTCCACTGATCGTTCTCATGTTTACACAGATTGGAACCTCAGGGGATAATGCGGTTCTCAGTGTCGCGACAAACGCACTGATATCCGCATTGCATGCAAGTATGAATGACATTCAGCTTGCCAATATGGTGTATTCGCTCTGTGCCGGGGCGTTTATGGTTGCCGGCGGAATGCTGGGAATCATCATCGGCTGGAAAAAGAACTT
This region includes:
- a CDS encoding HTH domain-containing protein; translated protein: MNQRQRKLLLYLLSQKHYQPIQELCGEFGFSEKTIRNDIKAINAYLHMNEVTSRIQTKRGSGVRMLLMEREEEYVRYLLESRVLEIKPDLDRFYHGMILLLFRQEPYTMDTLADELYTNRLQLKEDLLCWESMLRMFHLKITKGTHLHIDGDERQLRLFVLYYFYQRADKAMIMSIEPVFLQEHQSLFRDILRLYEDAYRYRFTANALHHFSIYLGVMMKRIQMGYGLQEQTPYVGNRRVHTMLQDYFHVDVNGEEMRFLEQLIESGARQWNRSMLHEFVVNEETRQLSARFFALLKQEYHGEPDEELPILFSILLQTAMIRKHHAMRVLHYNDTQVKFDSMAEFLSVMRLFHKDEKLRGLQLYESEYTRLSMLLLPYFHQLDMQVRFRAGMIVNCSLELAYYGRMRISEALPNIDIVRILTEDEIDAAAAEVDFFITFDYLHKQVPNVEISSMIQDSDIQKLQLYLKQLRQQRSALQPISCSMCAHHAADEDALVSYLFQCYQENCKTGTYEDFTAMLPMHRLLLRDCMLVVLYDERFSKSFISMIALKKQLYIEGKGIRQVCMAGFVHTSYERLQEQLMQLKECLRKQLPHLM